From one Pontibacillus sp. HMF3514 genomic stretch:
- the leuC gene encoding 3-isopropylmalate dehydratase large subunit, whose product MVQPKTIIEKIWDKHVVHEEEGKPDLLYIDLHLVHEVTSPQAFEGLRMNSRKVRRPDLTYATMDHNVPTKNRDVIKDQVSQKQMETLKKNCEENGITLADMNNPNQGIVHVIGPELGLTQPGKTIVCGDSHTSTHGAFGALAFGIGTSEVEHVLATQSLWQDRPKTLNVHVEGDLGTGVTAKDLILAIIAKYGVRFGTGHVIEFTGEAIRNLSMEGRMTVCNMSIEAGARAGLISPDEKTVEYLKGKKHVPEGEAFTELAEQWRELATDEGAVYDKTLTIAADEVEPQVTWGTNPGMGVPVSGRTPGLDEVEDVEGVERALEYMGLEEKQPISSIDIDHVFIGSCTNSRLSDLKKAAAIVQGKQVNENVRAIVVPGSFSTKLQAEKEGLDTIFKQAGFEWREAGCSMCLAMNDDIVPPGGRCASTSNRNFEGRQGNGARTHLVSPEMAAAAAIEGQFVDVRQFAGVLN is encoded by the coding sequence TTGGTACAGCCTAAAACCATTATTGAAAAGATATGGGATAAACACGTTGTGCATGAGGAGGAAGGAAAGCCCGATTTACTTTATATTGATTTACATCTTGTTCACGAGGTAACTTCACCTCAGGCTTTTGAAGGCTTACGCATGAATTCAAGAAAAGTACGACGCCCAGATTTAACGTATGCCACAATGGATCACAACGTCCCAACCAAAAATAGAGATGTCATTAAAGATCAAGTTTCTCAAAAGCAGATGGAAACGTTGAAGAAAAATTGTGAAGAGAATGGCATTACGCTAGCGGACATGAATAACCCCAACCAAGGGATCGTACACGTAATTGGTCCAGAGCTAGGACTAACTCAACCGGGTAAAACCATTGTTTGTGGAGATAGTCACACATCTACACATGGTGCATTTGGAGCGCTTGCTTTCGGTATTGGTACTAGTGAAGTTGAACATGTGTTAGCTACGCAGTCCTTGTGGCAAGACCGCCCCAAAACCCTAAACGTCCATGTTGAAGGAGATCTGGGAACGGGTGTTACAGCTAAGGACCTTATTTTGGCGATTATTGCTAAATACGGTGTTCGTTTTGGCACGGGTCATGTCATTGAGTTTACGGGTGAGGCAATCCGAAACTTATCGATGGAAGGACGAATGACCGTATGCAATATGTCTATTGAAGCGGGTGCTCGTGCTGGATTAATTAGTCCTGATGAAAAAACAGTGGAGTATTTAAAAGGGAAAAAACATGTTCCAGAGGGAGAAGCATTTACAGAGCTTGCTGAGCAATGGAGAGAATTAGCTACTGATGAAGGTGCTGTCTATGATAAAACGCTAACCATTGCGGCAGATGAAGTGGAACCGCAAGTTACGTGGGGAACAAATCCAGGTATGGGTGTACCTGTGAGTGGAAGAACCCCAGGATTGGACGAAGTGGAAGATGTAGAAGGTGTAGAACGAGCTTTAGAATATATGGGACTAGAAGAAAAACAGCCTATCTCCTCTATTGATATTGATCATGTCTTTATTGGGTCGTGTACAAATTCACGCTTAAGTGATTTGAAAAAGGCAGCTGCAATTGTACAAGGTAAGCAAGTAAATGAAAATGTAAGAGCTATAGTCGTTCCGGGTTCATTTAGTACGAAATTACAAGCTGAAAAAGAAGGTTTGGATACGATATTCAAGCAAGCAGGCTTTGAATGGCGCGAGGCTGGCTGTAGCATGTGTTTAGCGATGAATGATGATATTGTTCCACCTGGTGGAAGGTGTGCATCAACTTCTAACCGGAACTTTGAAGGAAGACAAGGCAATGGAGCACGAACGCATTTAGTTAGCCCTGAAATGGCAGCAGCAGCTGCTATTGAAGGTCAGTTTGTAGATGTTCGCCAATTTGCAGGAGTATTAAATTAG
- the leuD gene encoding 3-isopropylmalate dehydratase small subunit: protein MEAIQEHTGLVYPLNRSNVDTDQIIPKQFLKRIERSGFGQFLFYHWRFDDDGNRRADFGLNNPKYDNATILLAGENFGCGSSREHAPWALLDYGFRVIIAPSFADIFYNNALKNGIIPIQMEQEQLDEWMEQAENSTLSLTVDLENQTVKNADQQVVHFDIPVYHKEKLLNGWDEIALTLQHEDKIEEHEKV, encoded by the coding sequence ATGGAAGCTATTCAAGAGCATACAGGACTTGTGTATCCATTAAATCGTTCAAACGTTGATACAGACCAGATTATCCCAAAGCAATTTTTAAAGCGAATTGAAAGAAGCGGATTTGGTCAATTTCTATTCTATCATTGGCGATTTGATGATGATGGGAATCGAAGAGCTGATTTTGGATTGAATAACCCTAAATATGATAACGCCACAATTTTATTAGCTGGTGAGAACTTTGGATGTGGGTCATCAAGGGAACATGCACCTTGGGCATTATTAGATTATGGGTTTCGCGTGATCATTGCTCCTAGTTTTGCAGATATTTTTTATAATAATGCATTGAAAAATGGGATCATTCCAATCCAAATGGAGCAAGAACAGCTTGATGAATGGATGGAACAAGCGGAGAATTCAACGTTATCATTAACTGTTGATCTAGAAAATCAAACGGTTAAAAATGCTGACCAACAAGTAGTACATTTTGATATTCCAGTTTATCACAAGGAAAAGTTGTTAAATGGCTGGGATGAAATTGCTTTAACACTACAGCATGAAGATAAGATTGAGGAGCACGAAAAAGTATAA
- the ilvA gene encoding threonine ammonia-lyase, with protein sequence MKIRLRSTKKYKKRGVKYIGNCLTGDKVRTAMERLKPIVHQTPLLTSTTTNELLGKDVYFKMENQQKTGAFKYRGASFKMMQLPKEELNKGVVTASAGNHAQGVAHAAAQLGVKATIFMAEKTPLAKVDATRSYGAEVVLIGENFQEAYEASLRKQAQDDCVYIHPFDDYDIMAGQGTIGLEMLEQEKNIDTILVPIGGGGLISGMAVAVKEQNPNVKVIGVQASKATPVYENYHQKKLNNLNSPTIAEGIAVKQPGTHTLPLINKYVDDIVTVTDEEIASAMVYMLERNKSLIEGAGAATLAALFTHNKRIQSKHCGVVVSGGNMDIGSLPKIQKLAKRMHFTA encoded by the coding sequence ATGAAGATAAGATTGAGGAGCACGAAAAAGTATAAAAAAAGAGGAGTGAAGTACATTGGGAATTGCTTAACGGGTGATAAAGTTCGGACTGCGATGGAACGTCTCAAGCCTATCGTTCACCAAACACCATTATTAACATCAACGACAACTAATGAATTACTAGGAAAAGACGTTTATTTCAAGATGGAAAACCAGCAAAAGACAGGGGCATTTAAGTATAGAGGAGCTAGCTTTAAAATGATGCAGCTCCCTAAGGAAGAGCTGAATAAGGGAGTTGTTACTGCCTCAGCAGGAAATCATGCACAAGGTGTAGCCCATGCGGCAGCTCAGTTAGGTGTGAAAGCGACTATATTCATGGCAGAAAAAACGCCGTTGGCAAAAGTAGATGCAACTCGATCTTATGGTGCCGAAGTTGTGTTAATCGGAGAGAACTTCCAAGAAGCCTATGAAGCCTCTTTAAGGAAACAGGCCCAAGATGATTGTGTCTACATTCATCCATTTGATGATTATGACATCATGGCAGGGCAGGGTACTATTGGATTGGAAATGCTAGAGCAAGAAAAGAATATAGATACGATTTTAGTGCCGATTGGTGGTGGTGGTCTCATTAGTGGCATGGCCGTTGCTGTTAAGGAACAGAATCCGAACGTTAAAGTGATAGGGGTTCAGGCTAGTAAAGCAACACCAGTATATGAGAACTATCACCAGAAAAAATTAAACAACCTTAACTCACCTACAATTGCAGAAGGAATTGCAGTCAAACAGCCAGGAACACATACCTTACCATTAATAAATAAGTATGTAGATGACATCGTAACTGTAACAGATGAAGAGATTGCTTCTGCTATGGTTTACATGCTAGAACGTAATAAGTCCTTAATAGAAGGAGCAGGAGCAGCAACGCTAGCAGCTTTATTCACCCATAATAAACGCATTCAATCAAAGCATTGTGGTGTAGTTGTTAGTGGAGGGAATATGGATATTGGTTCTCTACCAAAAATACAAAAACTAGCTAAGCGGATGCATTTTACGGCATAG
- a CDS encoding metal ABC transporter permease, whose amino-acid sequence MSYSAWIILTGCLVGVTCGVTGALLVLRKMAMLADAISHTVLLGIVGAFLVTHSLNGIPMLIGAAIVGVLTAVMVQALDSSGVQSDAAIGVVFTSLFALGVVLISFIGDNVHLDVQHALMGEIAFIPWDTLTINGVDLGPTAVWMLGGVLLLNISIILLLYKEIKISTFDPQLALSIGVPVVFIHYLLMTMVSFSTVASFDSVGAILVVAMLIVPGSSAYLLTDKFGMMLILSGVIGALSALVGYGGAVLFDVSISGAIASATGVLFTLCFMLSPKHGMIAKWFRRKKMQQSV is encoded by the coding sequence ATGAGTTATAGTGCATGGATTATACTAACAGGATGTCTCGTTGGGGTGACTTGCGGCGTTACAGGAGCATTACTTGTTTTAAGAAAAATGGCTATGCTAGCTGATGCCATCAGTCACACTGTTCTACTTGGTATTGTAGGTGCATTTTTGGTGACACACTCCTTAAATGGTATTCCTATGTTAATTGGTGCAGCTATTGTAGGTGTACTAACAGCCGTTATGGTGCAAGCACTGGATTCAAGCGGAGTTCAATCTGATGCTGCAATTGGAGTTGTATTTACTTCCTTATTTGCCCTAGGGGTCGTTCTTATCTCCTTTATAGGAGATAATGTTCACTTAGATGTTCAGCACGCTTTAATGGGAGAAATCGCATTTATTCCCTGGGATACACTCACGATTAATGGTGTCGACCTTGGACCAACAGCTGTATGGATGCTAGGTGGAGTTTTACTTTTAAATATTTCAATCATCTTACTTCTCTATAAAGAAATAAAAATCAGCACATTTGATCCACAATTGGCATTATCGATAGGGGTTCCTGTAGTCTTTATTCACTACCTGCTTATGACGATGGTTTCCTTCTCGACAGTTGCTTCATTTGATAGTGTAGGAGCTATACTCGTTGTAGCTATGCTTATTGTCCCTGGTTCTAGTGCTTACCTTTTAACAGATAAATTTGGTATGATGCTCATCCTAAGTGGAGTTATAGGAGCGTTATCTGCTTTAGTTGGTTATGGAGGAGCCGTATTATTCGATGTATCCATTTCAGGAGCTATTGCCTCTGCAACAGGGGTATTATTTACACTGTGCTTCATGCTTAGCCCTAAGCATGGCATGATTGCAAAATGGTTCCGTAGGAAAAAGATGCAACAAAGTGTATAA
- a CDS encoding metal ABC transporter permease: MNEFLEFLSSANTQWVLIGSIILGFASGLIGSFVLLKKQSLIGDAMAHATLPGVCAVYIIFNVKSIPLFLVGAACTGLLATYLIQAIVKHSRIKTDASIGVVLSVFFGFGIVLLTYITKNTQGNRSGLDEFIFGQAAAMVKSDIQVIALGSLIIIIVSALFFKELKISIFDPQYAKGIGLPVSLFNLILMGLVVGIVVVGIQMVGVVLIAALLITPPLAARYWTDRLGRMAFLSGCIGAISGVVGTLISTAGDGLPTGPLIVLCASVIFLVSLLFGARKGLIVKAVRTT; the protein is encoded by the coding sequence ATGAACGAGTTTCTGGAATTTCTATCTAGTGCTAATACTCAGTGGGTGTTAATCGGTTCAATCATCCTTGGTTTTGCCAGTGGTTTAATCGGAAGTTTTGTTCTTTTAAAGAAACAGAGCTTAATTGGGGACGCTATGGCTCATGCTACACTGCCTGGAGTTTGTGCAGTCTACATTATTTTTAACGTAAAATCCATCCCCCTCTTTCTAGTTGGAGCTGCATGTACTGGACTATTAGCAACCTATTTAATTCAGGCTATTGTAAAACATTCTAGAATTAAGACAGATGCATCTATAGGGGTTGTTCTCTCTGTTTTCTTTGGTTTTGGTATTGTCCTATTAACGTATATCACGAAGAATACACAAGGAAATAGAAGTGGCCTTGATGAATTTATCTTTGGTCAGGCAGCAGCAATGGTTAAAAGTGATATTCAAGTCATTGCATTGGGCTCTCTAATCATTATTATTGTTAGTGCACTGTTCTTTAAAGAATTGAAAATATCGATTTTTGATCCACAGTATGCAAAAGGTATCGGTTTACCTGTCAGCCTCTTTAACCTAATTCTAATGGGCTTAGTTGTAGGGATCGTAGTAGTCGGAATTCAAATGGTTGGTGTTGTCTTAATTGCTGCGCTTCTCATCACGCCACCTTTGGCAGCCCGATATTGGACTGATCGCCTTGGGCGAATGGCCTTTTTATCAGGATGTATAGGCGCCATTTCTGGTGTAGTTGGCACATTAATTAGCACCGCAGGAGATGGTCTGCCTACAGGTCCCCTGATTGTATTATGTGCATCTGTTATATTCCTTGTTTCATTACTGTTTGGTGCACGTAAAGGATTGATTGTAAAGGCGGTGAGAACGACATGA
- a CDS encoding metal ABC transporter ATP-binding protein, producing MNALTIQNLSVTYDKQYALEDVSFSIPEGSLTGIIGPNGAGKSTLIKAILRLIPTLSGEVTVYGKPYKKQRSLVGYVPQRSEVDWDFPTNALDVVLMGRYGHIGWIKRPNKKEVQYALDCLKKVGMEEFADRQISQLSGGQQQRVFLARALAQDAQVYFMDEPFVGVDAATERAIIKLMQEWKEQGKTVLVVHHDLQTVKDYFDHCLLLNKKPIECGPTSDVFTMDNLQRTYGGSISFLGNNQVMMQGG from the coding sequence ATGAACGCTTTAACAATTCAAAATCTATCCGTGACGTACGATAAACAATATGCTTTAGAAGACGTAAGTTTCAGTATTCCTGAAGGTTCTTTAACAGGAATTATCGGACCAAACGGTGCTGGAAAGTCTACACTAATCAAAGCCATCTTGCGCCTGATACCTACTCTTTCAGGAGAAGTTACGGTTTACGGGAAACCATATAAAAAACAACGAAGTTTAGTAGGATATGTCCCACAACGCAGTGAAGTTGATTGGGACTTTCCAACAAACGCTTTAGATGTTGTGCTCATGGGGCGCTACGGTCACATCGGTTGGATTAAGCGCCCCAATAAAAAAGAAGTGCAATACGCACTAGATTGCTTAAAGAAAGTTGGTATGGAAGAATTCGCTGACCGACAAATCAGTCAGCTATCAGGTGGTCAGCAACAACGTGTTTTCCTTGCACGTGCATTAGCTCAAGATGCTCAAGTGTATTTTATGGATGAACCATTCGTTGGAGTAGATGCTGCAACAGAAAGAGCCATCATTAAATTAATGCAAGAATGGAAAGAACAAGGTAAAACAGTACTCGTCGTACACCATGATTTACAAACCGTAAAAGACTACTTTGATCACTGTTTATTACTAAACAAAAAACCTATCGAGTGCGGTCCAACATCAGATGTATTCACAATGGATAACTTACAACGCACATATGGTGGCTCCATATCATTTCTTGGAAACAATCAAGTAATGATGCAAGGAGGGTGA
- a CDS encoding metal ABC transporter solute-binding protein, Zn/Mn family, giving the protein MKKLLFMLVFPALLLAGCNNAASSGDQNGDGKVKVVTTIAQIADVARNVGGENVEVESLMGPGTDPHLYKATHSDIESLQEADIIFYNGHHLEGQMNKVFKKMRKQKPTYAVAESIPEEKMDADPENPEIYDPHVWFDVTMWQYTVDEVAKGLSDLDPDNKEAYEKNAKDYNQKLDELHKYAKEQINKIPEESRVLVTAHDAFHYFGKAYGMEVRGLQGLSTESEFGLKDVQRIVNLLSERNIKAVFVESSVSERSINAVVEGAKENGHNVKIGGELYSDAMGPEDTKEGTYIGMFKHNVETIVNALK; this is encoded by the coding sequence ATGAAAAAACTATTATTCATGCTTGTATTCCCAGCACTACTTCTAGCTGGATGTAACAATGCAGCTTCATCCGGAGATCAAAACGGGGACGGAAAAGTAAAAGTCGTAACAACAATTGCTCAAATTGCTGATGTTGCTAGAAATGTTGGCGGAGAAAATGTTGAGGTTGAAAGCTTAATGGGTCCAGGAACAGACCCTCACTTGTATAAAGCAACACATAGTGACATAGAGTCGCTTCAAGAAGCCGATATTATTTTTTACAACGGCCATCACTTAGAAGGTCAAATGAACAAAGTATTCAAAAAAATGCGTAAACAAAAACCTACTTATGCAGTAGCAGAAAGTATTCCTGAAGAAAAAATGGATGCTGACCCAGAAAACCCTGAAATCTATGACCCTCACGTATGGTTTGATGTAACCATGTGGCAATACACGGTTGATGAAGTGGCTAAGGGTTTAAGTGATTTAGATCCTGACAACAAAGAGGCTTATGAAAAAAATGCTAAAGACTATAATCAAAAGTTAGATGAACTTCATAAATATGCCAAAGAGCAAATCAATAAAATTCCAGAAGAAAGCCGAGTACTTGTAACTGCTCATGACGCATTCCACTATTTTGGTAAAGCTTACGGGATGGAAGTTAGAGGTTTACAAGGACTAAGTACTGAATCGGAATTCGGACTAAAGGATGTACAAAGAATTGTAAATCTATTATCAGAACGAAACATAAAAGCTGTATTCGTTGAAAGCAGCGTATCTGAACGTTCTATAAATGCCGTTGTTGAAGGTGCAAAAGAAAATGGTCATAACGTGAAAATTGGCGGGGAGTTGTACTCAGACGCAATGGGACCTGAAGATACAAAAGAAGGCACTTACATTGGCATGTTCAAACACAATGTTGAAACGATCGTGAACGCTCTTAAATAA
- a CDS encoding ABC-ATPase domain-containing protein, with protein sequence MKQLQQNLRRIDGKSYKAYKDIQGTYTFQTYDVAIDYVQGDPFAAPSKIRLIIPNATREVRPQWKETKSRKLYAEDVIARHVAKAIVKDKSMIKGSGKSGAISIDAPGQEIIDRTAVSIENNQTVVCLSVGLPANGRRINGKEAEKLFFEAIPSILERSVFSMNDHVFEEVCQLADQHDAIKNTMKENGWVSFVADGSILPRESGISNRPMKNAIPFESPDANRVSIDIPHRDKPLTGMALNKGIVLIVGGGYHGKSTLLKAMERGVYPHIKGDGREYVVTDEDAVKVRAEDGRHVSNVNISPFIKNLPHGEDTVQFTTENASGSTSQAANVMEAIEASASTLLIDEDTSATNFMIRDERMQELVVKEKEPITPFIDKIKQLRDSLDVSTILVMGGSGDYFEAADEVIMLDQYLPYNVTEKAREIAQQHPFHREREGGEEFGAIPNRHFQPKSLDSRKGKKSKVQAKGRTLILMGQHEISLHYVEQLIHVSQTRMIAEVLLHLEQKGWLKTKRNLPELLDEIEKQMDTKGLASFTPFPQQHPGDLARPRRHEIAATLNRMRSSQVEQFQ encoded by the coding sequence ATGAAACAATTACAACAAAACCTACGAAGAATAGATGGGAAAAGTTATAAAGCTTATAAAGATATACAAGGAACTTATACATTTCAAACATATGATGTAGCGATCGACTATGTTCAGGGAGATCCATTTGCAGCGCCCTCTAAAATTCGATTAATCATTCCGAATGCAACTAGAGAGGTTCGACCACAATGGAAAGAGACAAAATCTCGAAAATTATACGCTGAAGATGTAATTGCTCGTCATGTTGCAAAGGCTATTGTAAAAGATAAATCTATGATTAAAGGATCAGGGAAAAGTGGAGCCATTTCCATTGACGCACCTGGTCAAGAAATTATAGATCGTACAGCTGTATCGATTGAAAATAATCAGACGGTTGTTTGCCTTTCTGTAGGCCTACCCGCAAATGGTCGTCGTATAAATGGAAAGGAAGCAGAAAAGCTATTTTTTGAAGCGATTCCTTCTATATTAGAGCGTTCTGTATTTTCCATGAACGATCATGTTTTTGAAGAAGTTTGTCAGTTAGCTGATCAACACGATGCTATTAAGAACACAATGAAAGAGAATGGTTGGGTTTCGTTCGTAGCTGATGGTTCTATTCTCCCTCGGGAAAGTGGTATTAGCAATCGTCCTATGAAAAATGCAATTCCTTTTGAAAGTCCAGATGCGAACCGTGTATCGATTGATATCCCTCACCGAGATAAGCCTCTAACAGGCATGGCCTTAAACAAAGGAATTGTGCTTATTGTTGGAGGAGGTTACCACGGAAAAAGTACCCTATTGAAAGCAATGGAACGAGGGGTGTATCCTCATATTAAGGGAGACGGACGTGAATATGTTGTAACAGATGAGGATGCAGTGAAGGTTCGTGCAGAAGACGGTCGACATGTTTCCAATGTGAATATATCGCCGTTTATCAAAAACCTTCCTCATGGAGAAGACACGGTCCAATTCACAACAGAAAACGCAAGTGGTAGTACCTCTCAGGCAGCTAATGTCATGGAGGCTATTGAAGCTAGTGCATCAACACTGTTGATTGATGAAGACACGAGTGCCACAAACTTTATGATTCGTGATGAACGAATGCAAGAACTAGTTGTGAAAGAAAAAGAACCGATTACTCCGTTTATTGATAAAATTAAGCAATTACGTGATAGCTTAGATGTATCAACCATTTTAGTTATGGGGGGTTCTGGCGATTACTTTGAAGCGGCAGATGAAGTGATCATGCTAGACCAATATCTACCTTATAATGTAACCGAAAAAGCACGTGAAATTGCTCAACAACATCCATTTCACCGTGAGCGAGAAGGTGGCGAAGAGTTTGGAGCGATTCCAAATCGTCATTTCCAACCAAAGAGTTTGGATAGCCGTAAAGGGAAAAAGTCTAAGGTTCAAGCAAAAGGTCGTACACTTATTTTGATGGGCCAGCATGAAATTTCTCTACATTATGTAGAACAGTTAATCCATGTATCCCAAACCCGAATGATTGCTGAAGTGCTTTTACATTTAGAACAAAAAGGGTGGTTGAAAACAAAGCGTAACTTACCTGAGTTGTTAGATGAAATTGAAAAGCAGATGGATACGAAAGGATTAGCGTCCTTTACGCCATTTCCACAACAGCACCCAGGTGACCTTGCTCGACCTCGTCGCCATGAAATTGCTGCTACATTGAATCGCATGCGCTCTAGCCAAGTGGAGCAATTTCAATAA
- the queG gene encoding tRNA epoxyqueuosine(34) reductase QueG → MNIHQLKEDMIEYSKSIGIDKIGIASPDVFTELKERLRAQQENGYQSGFEKGTVDERTEPQNLVPEAKSIISIALAYPSKLKDAPQSVKGDRRGLFCRASWGQDYHDVLRDRLNKLAEYLEEKYPGFVFRSMVDTGELSDRAVAERAGIGFTGKNTNLITEEYGSYVYLGEMITNIPFSPDEPVEDSCGDCNICVDACPTGALIQGGQLNAQKCIAFLTQTKGFLPDEYRGVIGNRLYGCDTCQTVCPKNKRKRNLIHEEFQPDPEKVKPKLKPLLSISNREFKETYGEMAGSWRGKKPIQRNAILALAHFKDDSANDDLVRLMKEDPRPVIRGTAAWALGKIGNLDAYDAITLAKQKENDDEVVAEMEKGLNLLEKEHKQLS, encoded by the coding sequence ATGAACATTCATCAGCTAAAAGAAGATATGATTGAGTATAGTAAATCGATTGGGATTGATAAGATCGGCATTGCATCACCTGATGTTTTTACAGAACTCAAGGAACGACTTCGTGCTCAGCAAGAGAACGGGTACCAATCTGGTTTTGAAAAAGGAACAGTGGATGAACGAACAGAACCACAAAACCTTGTGCCAGAAGCCAAGTCGATTATTTCCATTGCACTTGCCTATCCATCTAAATTAAAAGATGCTCCCCAGAGTGTAAAAGGTGATCGACGTGGCCTATTTTGCCGTGCTTCTTGGGGCCAAGATTATCATGATGTTCTACGTGATCGTTTAAATAAACTAGCGGAATATTTAGAAGAAAAATATCCTGGTTTTGTATTTCGTTCTATGGTAGACACAGGCGAATTGTCTGACCGTGCTGTAGCTGAGCGTGCAGGTATTGGTTTCACGGGAAAAAATACAAATCTGATTACAGAAGAGTATGGATCCTATGTGTATCTTGGTGAAATGATTACAAACATTCCTTTTTCTCCTGATGAGCCCGTTGAAGATAGTTGTGGGGACTGTAACATTTGTGTAGATGCCTGTCCGACAGGTGCATTGATTCAGGGCGGACAATTAAACGCTCAAAAATGTATTGCTTTTCTAACGCAAACGAAGGGCTTCTTACCTGATGAGTATCGTGGAGTGATTGGGAATCGTTTATATGGCTGTGACACATGCCAAACAGTTTGTCCTAAAAATAAACGGAAACGAAATTTAATACACGAAGAGTTCCAACCAGACCCTGAAAAAGTGAAGCCAAAACTTAAACCACTGTTGTCTATTTCGAACCGTGAGTTCAAAGAAACTTACGGAGAGATGGCGGGATCATGGAGAGGTAAAAAGCCTATCCAACGTAATGCTATACTAGCGTTAGCTCATTTCAAAGATGATTCAGCAAATGATGATTTAGTTCGACTCATGAAAGAAGACCCTCGTCCAGTCATTCGAGGAACGGCTGCATGGGCATTAGGAAAGATTGGGAACCTAGATGCATATGATGCCATTACGCTAGCAAAACAGAAAGAAAACGATGACGAAGTAGTAGCTGAAATGGAAAAAGGGTTAAATTTACTAGAAAAAGAGCATAAACAACTTTCATAA
- a CDS encoding methylated-DNA--[protein]-cysteine S-methyltransferase — MSKRSFLYYNEMESPVGLLTLFATDKGLCRIDYGSLRDVESKVSSWARKYFLCVEFVHDDEKFQDVKQQLQEYFADQRDDFELQFDFYGTHFQKRVWNSLRDIPYGETRSYKDIALTIQAPRAVRAIGGAVNKNPISIIFPCHRVIGSNGALVGYAGGLDKKKQLLSHEHASVASL, encoded by the coding sequence ATGTCAAAACGTTCCTTTCTTTATTACAATGAAATGGAGTCGCCAGTAGGTCTTCTAACGTTATTCGCAACAGATAAAGGACTGTGTCGCATTGATTATGGAAGCTTAAGGGATGTAGAGTCGAAGGTTAGTAGTTGGGCAAGGAAGTATTTTTTATGTGTGGAATTTGTTCACGATGATGAGAAGTTTCAAGACGTGAAACAACAGCTACAAGAATACTTTGCTGATCAAAGAGATGACTTCGAATTACAGTTCGACTTTTATGGTACACATTTTCAGAAGCGTGTATGGAATTCCTTAAGGGATATCCCATATGGTGAAACACGGTCTTACAAAGATATAGCATTAACGATTCAAGCTCCTCGTGCTGTTAGAGCAATAGGGGGAGCGGTAAACAAAAATCCAATTTCAATTATCTTTCCTTGTCATCGCGTAATCGGGAGCAATGGTGCTCTTGTCGGCTACGCTGGCGGACTTGATAAGAAAAAACAATTATTATCACATGAACATGCAAGTGTCGCTTCTCTTTAG